In one Paramormyrops kingsleyae isolate MSU_618 chromosome 18, PKINGS_0.4, whole genome shotgun sequence genomic region, the following are encoded:
- the osbpl2b gene encoding oxysterol-binding protein-related protein 2b: MNNEDEFYDAVTGLDSDESCEGTSEASFKDAIVFDGHPKNNGAPLQENGIKRHRTTLPAPMFSRNDFSIWGILKKCIGLELSKITMPIVFNEPLSFLQRITEYMEHTYLIHKAGSLSDSLDRMQAVAAFAVSAVASQWDRTGKPFNPLLGETYELTREEQGYRLISEQVSHHPPVSAFFAESLTGDFVFHGSIYPKLKFWGKSVEAEPRGTITLELLRHKEAYTWTNPFCCVHNVILGKLWIEQYGTVEIVNHSTGDKCVLNFKPCGMFGKELHRVEGYIQDKSKKRRCVIYGKWTECLWSVDPQAFEAYKKAERKGDTKKQKQEEVAGAENEDADEMPDVQETVAVIPGSTLLWRISSRPAHSAEMYNFTSFAVTLNELEPGMEVALPPTDCRLRPDIRAMETGDMDQASKEKERLEEKQREARKERAKDEQEWSTRWFQLGTNPHVGTQDWIYTGGYFDRNYTDCPNIY, from the exons atgaacaaTGAAGACGAATTCTATGATGCCGTTACAG GCTTGGACTCCGATGAGTCCTGCGAAGGCACGTCAGAAGCCAGCTTCAAGGACGCCATCGTGTTCGACGGGCATCCGAAGAACAATGGCGCGCCTCTGCAGGAGAACGGAATCAAGAGGCACAG GACGACTTTACCAGCACCTATGTTCTCTCGTAACGACTTCAGTATTTGGGGAATTCTGAAAAAATGCATCGGCCTG GAGCTGTCCAAGATCACCATGCCCATAGTGTTTAACGAGCCACTGAGTTTCCTGCAGCGCATCACTGAGTACATGGAGCATACATACCTCATCCACAAGGCAGGCTCCTTGTCTGACTCGCTCGACCGCATGCAG GCTGTTGCCGCCTTTGCCGTTTCTGCCGTGGCGTCCCAGTGGGACCGAACTGGAAAACCTTTCAACCCACTGCTGGGAGAGACCTACGAACTGACGCG ggaggagCAGGGCTACAGGTTAATCTCGGAGCAGGTGAGTCACCACCCCCCGGTCAGCGCCTTCTTCGCCGAGAGTCTCACTGGCGACTTCGTGTTCCACGGCTCCATCTACCCCAAACTCAAGTTCTGGGGCAAGAGCGTAGAGGCGGAGCCACGTGGGACCATCACACTGGAGCTGCTCAG GCACAAAGAGGCCTACACGTGGACAAACCCTTTCTGCTGTGTACATAACGTCATATTAGGCAAACTCTGGATAGAGCAGTACGGCACTGTGGAGATCGTCAATCACAG TACTGGTGACAAGTGTGTGCTGAACTTCAAGCCCTGTGGCATGTTTGGCAAGGAGCTACACAGAGTGGAGGGTTACATCCAGGACAAGAG TAAAAAGAGACGCTGCGTAATCTACGGCAAGTGGACGGAGTGTCTGTGGAGCGTCGACCCACAGGCATTCGAGGCGTACAAGAAGGCCGAGAGGAAGGGAGACACTAAAAAGCAGAAGCAG GAGGAGGTCGCGGGAGCCGAGAACGAGGACGCGGACGAGATGCCGGACGTGCAGGAGACCGTTGCGGTCATCCCTGGCAGCACACTGCTCTGGAGGATATCGTCCCGGCCCGCTCACTCTGCGGAG ATGTACAATTTCACCAGCTTCGCCGTCACCCTGAACGAACTGGAGCCAGGCATGGAGGTCGCGCTGCCCCCTACGGACTGCCGCTTGCGGCCCGACATCCGGGCCATGGAGACCGGAGACATGG ATCAGGCCAGCAAAgagaaggagaggctggaggagaagcagcggGAGGCTCGCAAGGAGCGGGCCAAGGATGAGCAGGAATGGTCCACGCG GTGGTTCCAGTTAGGCACAAATCCACATGTGGGAACCCAGGATTGGATCTACACTGGGGGGTACTTTGATAGGAACTACACTGACTGTCCTAATATCTACTGA